In one Dermochelys coriacea isolate rDerCor1 chromosome 20, rDerCor1.pri.v4, whole genome shotgun sequence genomic region, the following are encoded:
- the TAC3 gene encoding tachykinin-3, which yields MKSPLVLTVLLSLVAAKLCHAYCEGTEKQQTARGIQTKPSSDLYKLPTALLRRLYNGHRVSYEALLQLAGKDDARTKMPIPPQKRDMHDFFVGLMGKRTPEPDDPTDRNKETSTGFGDLKYPPNAE from the exons atgaaaagcCCCCTGGTGCTGACGGTGCTGCTGTCCTTAGTGGCAGCCAAGCTGTGTCACGCCTACTGCGAAGGGACGGAGAAGCAACAGACGGCCAGAGGGATCCAGACGAAG CCGAGCTCAGACCTCTACAAGCTGCCCACGGCCCTGCTCAGGAGACTCTACAATGGCCACCGGGTCTCCTACGAAGCGCTGCTGCAGCTGGCGGGCAAGGATGATGCCC GTACCAAGATGCCCATCCCCCCTCAGAAAC GGGACATGCACGACTTCTTTGTTGGCCTCATGGGCAAAAGGACCCCGGAGCCTG ACGACCCCACAGACAGAAACAAGGAGACTTCCACTGGCTTTGGCGACCTCAAATATCCCCCAAATGCAGAATGA
- the ZBTB39 gene encoding zinc finger and BTB domain-containing protein 39: MGMRIKLHSTDHPNNLLKELNKCRLSETMCDVTIVVGSRSFAAHKAVLACAAGYFQNLFLNTGLDAARTYVVDFITPANFEKILSFVYTSELFTDLINVGVIYEVAERLGMEDLLKACHSTFPDLESSAITKQPSGSGEGRSGPLGSTVTEPNPSLGELRSSGEHFGPERNCILHGELAGGYKEDDRNPISEAGHNLPLMHQPLPKTEEQELTEQFASPTNMVSQPSLGNVNMAIQTTASTCQPYKIQSNGDFSKTSFFAADTSLDISTGSNSCPSNSDHSKDQGFGQMDELQLEDLGADELHFEDAGEELGPVEEVIELSDDSEEELAFENDSRESKAMPCQVCKKVLEPNIQLIRQHARDHVDLLTGNCKVCETHFQDRNSRVTHVLSHIGIFLFSCDMCETKFFTQWQLTLHRREGVFDNNVIVHPSDPLPSKINLFGGGPGSELVCTACGKPLAKDFHTVRGHILDHVNLKGQTCGVCDQRQLNLCSLMWHTLSHLGISVFSCSICANSFVDRHLLEKHMAVHQSMEETLFRCHFCSQSFKLEAAYRYHISQHKCGGSLDVVRPSFGDRLQQQALQKRKVPEEFLSEDLALQNQPGNSKYSCKVCGKRFAHTSEFNYHRRIHTGEKPYQCKVCHKFFRGRSTIKCHLKTHSGALMYRCTVCGHYSSTLNLMSKHIGVHKGSLPPDFTIEQTFMYIIHSKDAEKNTDS; this comes from the coding sequence ATGGGCATGAGGATCAAGCTACACAGCACGGATCACCCCAACAACCTGCTGAAGGAACTCAACAAGTGCAGGCTGTCGGAAACCATGTGTGACGTCACCATTGTGGTGGGGAGCCGCTCCTTTGCTGCACACAAAGCGGTGCTGGCCTGCGCGGCCGGCTACTTCCAGAACCTCTTCCTTAACACGGGGCTGGATGCCGCCAGGACCTACGTGGTGGACTTCATCACGCCGGCTAACTTTGAGAAGATCCTGAGCTTTGTCTACACCTCTGAGCTCTTTACGGACCTCATCAACGTGGGCGTCATATACGAGGTGGCAGAGAGGCTGGGCATGGAGGATCTGCTCAAGGCCTGTCATTCCACCTTCCCCGACTTGGAGAGCTCAGCTATTACCAAGCAGCCCTCTGGGTCGGGAGAAGGCCGTTCGGGCCCTTTGGGCAGCACGGTGACAGAACCAAACCCTTCCCTGGGCGAACTCCGGAGCAGTGGGGAGCACTTTGGCCCTGAGCGGAATTGCATCTTGCACGGGGAATTGGCAGGTGGCTACAAAGAGGATGACAGGAATCCCATTAGTGAAGCCGGCCATAACCTGCCTTTGATGCATCAACCGCTTCCAAAGACAGAAGAGCAGGAACTAACGGAGCAGTttgcttctcccaccaacatggTGTCTCAACCCAGCCTGGGCAATGTAAACATGGCCATTCAAACCACTGCAAGTACCTGCCAGCCCTATAAGATCCAGAGCAACGGGGACTTCAGCAAGACCAGCTTTTTCGCTGCTGATACCTCGCTGGACATCTCCACCGGGAGCAACTCCTGCCCCAGCAACAGTGACCATTCCAAAGATCAGGGCTTCGGGCAGATGGATGAGCTGCAGCTGGAGGACCTAGGGGCGGACGAGCTGCACTTTGAAGATGCTGGTGAAGAGCTGGGCCCTGTGGAGGAGGTCATCGAGCTGAGCGATGACAGCGAGGAGGAGCTGGCCTTTGAGAACGACAGCCGGGAGAGCAAGGCCATGCCCTGCCAGGTGTGCAAAAAGGTCCTGGAACCCAACATCCAGTTGATCCGCCAGCATGCGAGGGACCACGTGGACCTGCTCACCGGCAACTGCAAGGTGTGCGAGACCCACTTCCAGGACCGTAATTCCCGGGTCACCCATGTCCTGTCCCACATCGGgatcttcctcttctcctgcgaCATGTGCGAGACCAAGTTCTTCACCCAATGGCAGCTCACCCTCCACCGGAGAGAGGGGGTGTTTGACAACAACGTTATTGTCCACCCCAGCGACCCTCTGCCCAGCAAGATCAACCTGTTTGGTGGAGGGCCCGGCTCGGAGCTGGTATGCACCGCCTGCGGGAAGCCACTGGCCAAAGATTTCCACACTGTCCGGGGCCACATCCTGGACCACGTGAACTTGAAAGGCCAAACATGTGGCGTGTGCGACCAGCGGCAGCTCAACCTCTGCAGCCTGATGTGGCACACCCTGTCCCACCTGGGCATCTCCGTCTTCTCCTGCTCCATCTGTGCTAACAGCTTCGTGGACCGGCATCTGCTGGAGAAGCACATGGCTGTCCATCAGAGCATGGAAGAGACTCTCTTCCGATGCCATTTCTGCAGCCAGAGCTTCAAGCTGGAAGCGGCTTACCGCTACCACATCAGCCAGCACAAGTGTGGCGGCAGCCTGGACGTTGTCCGGCCCAGCTTTGGAGACCGGCTCCAGCAGCAAGCCCTCCAGAAGAGGAAGGTGCCAGAGGAATTTCTGAGTGAGGACCTGGCTCTGCAGAACCAGCCAGGAAACAGTAAGTACAGTTGCAAAGTCTGCGGGAAGAGGTTTGCCCACACAAGCGAGTTCAACTACCACCGGAGGATTCACACGGGAGAAAAGCCTTACCAGTGCAAAGTGTGTCACAAATTCTTCCGCGGCCGCTCCACCATCAAGTGCCACCTGAAGACGCACTCGGGGGCCCTCATGTACCGATGCACTGTGTGTGGACACTACAGCTCCACCTTAAACCTCATGAGCAAGCACATCGGCGTCCACAAAGGCAGCCTGCCGCCCGATTTCACCATTGAACAGACATTCATGTACATAATCCATTCCAAAGACGCAGAGAAAAACACAGACAGCTGA